In the genome of Gloeotrichia echinulata CP02, one region contains:
- a CDS encoding LapA family protein has product MKTIVNLLISVVIAVWVVAIAIISVQNATPVSLKFFTLQSIQIPFGLLLAFSAGVGLIGIAILQPLWALGESPQDSRLDEDAEFFVDDEDF; this is encoded by the coding sequence ATGAAAACTATTGTTAATTTATTAATATCTGTAGTTATAGCTGTTTGGGTAGTGGCGATCGCGATTATCTCAGTCCAAAATGCCACACCAGTATCGTTAAAATTCTTTACATTGCAATCGATTCAGATACCCTTTGGTTTATTATTGGCCTTTAGTGCTGGTGTGGGGTTAATTGGGATAGCAATATTGCAGCCTTTGTGGGCTTTGGGTGAATCTCCCCAAGATTCACGATTGGATGAGGATGCTGAGTTTTTTGTCGATGATGAAGATTTTTGA
- a CDS encoding transposase: protein MNRLPKSLTEHFRVIILADTAFSSVEFLHGLRKFKYHAVTGVAINRKLIDGRALKDLQKPGQQVRLVGLKFPVTVTWYYSKRDNGKLEKRFVLSTRPIKASTLKWWGKRRWQIEGWFKTAKHRFGLHRFGQGTLLGVYRWLILSLTAYLIAHWSYLHTQVPSPPDWGQAAQTALESIFPQIVVSLLLLEIERLAPLARSCGFDIHTSRCKM, encoded by the coding sequence ATCAACCGTTTACCTAAATCTTTAACTGAACATTTTCGCGTAATTATTTTGGCTGATACAGCTTTTAGCAGTGTAGAATTTCTTCACGGTCTACGCAAGTTTAAATATCATGCGGTTACAGGTGTAGCTATTAATCGTAAACTAATTGATGGCAGAGCTTTAAAAGATTTACAAAAGCCAGGACAACAAGTTCGTTTAGTTGGCTTAAAATTTCCTGTTACTGTAACTTGGTATTACTCAAAGCGCGATAACGGCAAGCTTGAAAAACGTTTTGTTTTATCTACTCGACCCATAAAAGCTTCTACTCTCAAATGGTGGGGTAAACGTCGTTGGCAGATCGAAGGATGGTTTAAAACTGCCAAGCATCGCTTCGGTTTACATCGTTTTGGGCAAGGGACTCTGCTTGGTGTATATCGCTGGCTCATCCTTTCTCTAACTGCTTACCTCATAGCCCATTGGAGCTATCTGCATACTCAGGTACCATCACCACCTGATTGGGGTCAAGCGGCACAAACTGCTTTAGAGTCTATCTTTCCCCAAATAGTTGTGTCTCTTCTTTTACTTGAAATTGAACGCCTAGCTCCCCTTGCACGTAGTTGTGGTTTTGACATTCATACTTCCAGGTGCAAGATGTGA
- a CDS encoding Uma2 family endonuclease, with product MLNYNLLHCLPSCEELPDSDETPVDNQVQHLIPALLETTLTLLWSDRWDYFFGVDMGIYYRPDQPAIVPNGFLSLGVKRFIDEDLRLSYVLWEENHLPILALEVVSQTYHGEYSTKKELYAKELGILYYVVYSPNRRKKPPLEVYQLVDGEYILMSGSPVWLPEIGLGIGRERGIYQGIAREWLFWYDEEGQRLLTPEERIREAEERIRFEEQRRVEAEQRAQLLAERLKLLGVDPETLA from the coding sequence ATGTTAAACTACAATCTACTCCATTGTTTGCCATCTTGCGAAGAGCTACCTGATTCTGATGAAACCCCTGTGGATAATCAAGTACAACATCTGATTCCTGCTCTTTTAGAAACTACGCTGACTTTACTGTGGTCAGACCGTTGGGATTACTTCTTTGGCGTTGATATGGGTATTTATTATCGCCCTGATCAACCTGCAATTGTTCCTAATGGTTTTCTCAGCTTAGGTGTGAAGCGTTTTATTGATGAGGATTTGCGTCTGAGTTATGTGCTGTGGGAAGAAAATCATCTGCCAATTTTGGCACTAGAAGTTGTTTCCCAAACATATCACGGAGAATATAGTACGAAAAAAGAATTATATGCCAAAGAATTAGGAATTTTATACTACGTTGTCTATAGTCCCAATCGTCGTAAAAAGCCTCCTCTGGAGGTGTATCAGCTAGTAGATGGGGAATATATCCTGATGAGTGGAAGTCCTGTTTGGCTACCGGAGATTGGTTTGGGAATTGGGCGAGAACGAGGAATTTATCAAGGTATAGCCAGAGAATGGCTATTTTGGTATGACGAGGAAGGACAAAGGTTGCTGACGCCGGAAGAACGCATTCGCGAAGCAGAAGAACGCATTCGCTTTGAAGAACAGCGACGGGTGGAAGCAGAACAACGGGCGCAATTATTGGCGGAAAGGTTAAAGCTTTTGGGTGTTGATCCGGAAACTTTGGCTTAA
- a CDS encoding ISL3 family transposase, producing MTQLLNLPEVLVESSLQEGQVLILSVGKKAKSASCPHCGQNSRHLHQNQKCLVKDLPMGDFEVILNVNRRRFKCKKCRKTFNEKLDFLGARKRYTYRYAEYIIKQVINSNVSNVARNNGLTNEEVISMLEDVAKNVMPIDVKDLRRLGIDEISLVKGQGKFIVVLVDIDSGKLIGLVKERKQIEIKKTMRMWGEKVLSQIEEVSIDMTGNYKSLIEKICPNALVTVDRFHVTKLVHEELNRARIAEKKIASELNAPERKKVFESLKGNKFTILKAENKLTEKQKDKLNRIKQASPLIARMHSLKEDFHNLFEDNKNVVTGTLELINWLKKAEPYYQRSVQTIKRWFGEIVGYFERRTTSGVVEGINNKLKLIKRSGFGFRNFRNFEIRALLSWHYPINLAR from the coding sequence ATGACTCAACTCCTAAATTTGCCTGAAGTATTAGTAGAATCAAGCCTACAAGAGGGTCAAGTCCTAATTCTATCAGTAGGTAAAAAAGCGAAAAGTGCATCGTGCCCACACTGTGGTCAAAACTCAAGACATTTACATCAAAATCAAAAATGTTTAGTGAAAGATTTACCGATGGGGGATTTTGAAGTAATACTGAATGTCAATAGACGAAGATTCAAGTGTAAAAAATGCCGAAAAACATTTAATGAAAAGCTAGATTTTCTAGGAGCAAGAAAGAGGTATACATACCGATATGCGGAATATATTATCAAACAAGTGATTAATAGTAATGTAAGTAATGTGGCAAGAAATAATGGACTAACTAATGAAGAAGTCATATCAATGCTTGAAGATGTAGCTAAAAATGTGATGCCAATAGATGTCAAAGATTTAAGAAGATTAGGAATAGATGAAATTAGTTTGGTCAAAGGACAAGGAAAATTTATTGTCGTGCTAGTAGATATAGATTCAGGTAAATTGATAGGTTTAGTAAAAGAAAGAAAACAAATTGAAATCAAAAAAACCATGAGAATGTGGGGAGAAAAAGTTTTGTCACAAATAGAAGAAGTAAGTATTGATATGACAGGCAATTATAAATCTTTAATTGAGAAGATTTGTCCAAACGCCCTTGTAACGGTAGATAGGTTCCATGTTACTAAATTAGTACATGAAGAATTAAATCGAGCTAGGATAGCAGAAAAGAAAATAGCATCTGAGTTAAATGCCCCGGAAAGAAAAAAAGTATTTGAAAGTTTAAAAGGAAATAAATTTACAATTCTAAAAGCCGAGAATAAGCTCACCGAAAAGCAAAAAGATAAATTAAATAGAATTAAACAAGCTTCTCCTTTAATAGCTAGAATGCATTCATTAAAAGAAGATTTTCACAATTTATTTGAAGACAATAAAAATGTGGTAACGGGAACGCTAGAATTAATCAATTGGTTAAAAAAAGCTGAACCATATTATCAAAGAAGTGTGCAGACAATTAAACGGTGGTTTGGAGAAATAGTCGGATATTTTGAACGAAGGACTACCAGTGGAGTAGTAGAAGGAATAAATAATAAACTGAAGTTAATAAAGCGAAGTGGATTTGGATTTAGAAACTTTCGTAATTTTGAGATTAGAGCTTTACTTTCTTGGCATTATCCTATCAATTTAGCACGCTAA
- a CDS encoding type II toxin-antitoxin system HicB family antitoxin, with the protein MKIKAVIWQEDGVWCGSVPALPGCHTWGDSYEHLLEMLQDAIQGWLEVASQQQEVEPEKQLIELSL; encoded by the coding sequence ATGAAAATTAAAGCAGTTATCTGGCAAGAAGACGGTGTTTGGTGTGGTTCTGTACCTGCTTTACCAGGATGTCACACTTGGGGAGACAGCTACGAACATCTGTTAGAGATGCTACAAGATGCGATTCAAGGTTGGTTGGAAGTAGCCAGCCAGCAACAAGAGGTTGAACCTGAAAAACAGTTGATTGAGCTATCGCTATGA
- a CDS encoding DUF3153 domain-containing protein produces the protein MNTSFLGKILAWLIRPFSFKPILWLVVLASLLLSGCVQYDLGLNFDNSNRGELVQHIQLGERLTSFSGDYVYDWLKSLESRARKIEGNTRRVSPEEIIVTIPFSNGEELQEKFNKFFNSRANQKTDSVENETASELPKIESNIILEQNNFFFLVRNRLVYDLDLRSLSLISSKGNVLANAGSILDLDFTLNTPWGAKNIPIAENAIEPETKGNQLVWKLNPGELNHIEAVFWLPSPVGIGALLIILFVWGGLYLRYNFLPDPRIQFAPKATAIQ, from the coding sequence ATGAATACATCATTTTTAGGAAAGATTCTAGCTTGGTTAATCAGACCATTTAGTTTCAAACCGATTTTGTGGCTAGTAGTATTAGCTTCGCTATTGCTATCTGGTTGTGTACAGTACGACCTAGGGCTAAATTTTGACAACTCAAATCGTGGCGAACTGGTGCAGCATATTCAATTGGGAGAACGACTAACGAGTTTTAGTGGCGACTATGTATATGATTGGTTGAAAAGCCTAGAAAGTCGCGCCCGCAAAATAGAAGGTAACACGCGGCGAGTTTCTCCAGAAGAAATTATTGTGACAATTCCCTTCAGTAATGGTGAGGAATTGCAAGAGAAGTTCAACAAATTTTTCAATTCCCGTGCTAATCAAAAAACTGACTCAGTAGAAAACGAAACTGCTTCAGAACTGCCAAAAATTGAATCCAACATCATTTTGGAGCAGAACAATTTTTTCTTCTTAGTACGAAACCGATTAGTTTATGACTTGGATTTGCGATCGCTCTCCTTAATTTCTAGCAAAGGCAACGTCCTAGCCAATGCCGGTTCGATTCTCGATTTGGATTTTACCTTAAACACCCCTTGGGGAGCCAAGAATATTCCCATCGCTGAAAATGCGATCGAACCAGAAACAAAGGGAAATCAACTCGTCTGGAAGCTCAATCCCGGTGAACTCAACCACATCGAAGCAGTTTTCTGGCTTCCCAGCCCCGTGGGTATTGGTGCATTGTTAATTATCTTATTTGTCTGGGGAGGACTGTACCTGAGATACAATTTCCTACCAGATCCCAGGATTCAGTTTGCACCCAAAGCTACGGCCATACAGTAG
- a CDS encoding DUF29 family protein, with protein sequence MKLLCIKGYPTEQLNDSYQRARRQAAQQTGMLISVFPEECPYSLELILDEDWLPAESHSRISHKERRD encoded by the coding sequence ATGAAGTTACTATGTATCAAGGGCTACCCTACAGAACAGCTTAACGACAGCTATCAAAGGGCACGTCGCCAAGCAGCCCAGCAAACGGGTATGCTGATTTCAGTATTTCCAGAAGAATGTCCCTATTCTTTAGAATTAATCTTGGATGAAGACTGGCTACCAGCAGAAAGCCACTCCCGCATTTCTCACAAGGAGAGAAGGGATTGA
- a CDS encoding DUF433 domain-containing protein, with amino-acid sequence MSVNYQNIITIEPGKRGGKPCIRGMRITVYDVLSYLASGMTYEEILNDFPYLTQDDILACLSYAADRERQMLMMQA; translated from the coding sequence ATGAGCGTAAATTACCAAAATATTATTACGATTGAACCAGGGAAACGAGGTGGTAAGCCTTGTATTCGCGGAATGAGAATTACAGTATATGATGTTTTATCATATCTTGCCTCTGGAATGACCTACGAGGAAATACTTAATGATTTTCCTTATTTGACACAAGACGATATTTTAGCTTGCCTAAGCTACGCAGCTGATAGAGAAAGACAAATGCTGATGATGCAAGCATGA
- a CDS encoding type II toxin-antitoxin system HicA family toxin codes for MKAISGKALCKILERQGWQLKWITGSHHIYAKAGVDVILSIPVHSNRDLPIGTLKSIMKDAQLTEEDLD; via the coding sequence ATGAAAGCGATTTCTGGTAAAGCCCTGTGTAAAATTTTAGAACGGCAAGGTTGGCAACTCAAATGGATTACTGGTAGCCATCACATTTACGCAAAAGCAGGTGTTGACGTGATTCTTTCGATTCCGGTTCACAGTAATCGGGATTTACCTATTGGGACTTTGAAAAGTATCATGAAAGATGCTCAACTTACCGAAGAAGATTTGGACTAA
- a CDS encoding BrnT family toxin: MKFEWDERKNQSNITKHGFDFADAYRIFNFPMLVSLDDREDYGEERYIGIGLLDGRVIVVVYTEPDEAIVRIISLRKALSHERKRYEQYLKNRLG, encoded by the coding sequence ATGAAGTTTGAGTGGGATGAGCGTAAAAACCAAAGCAATATAACAAAGCATGGTTTTGACTTTGCTGACGCTTACCGCATCTTTAATTTCCCGATGCTTGTCTCCCTGGATGATCGAGAGGACTATGGTGAGGAGCGATATATTGGTATTGGACTACTTGATGGAAGAGTCATAGTAGTTGTTTACACCGAGCCTGATGAGGCAATAGTTCGTATCATATCATTACGAAAGGCACTGTCTCATGAACGAAAACGCTATGAACAATACCTCAAGAACCGATTGGGCTAG
- a CDS encoding type II toxin-antitoxin system PemK/MazF family toxin, protein MTFNPGDVVTVDFPGVTGIKRRPAVVLSSATYNSIRLDVIVGLITTQTNALGVTDYALQDWSAAGLRVASVFRSFIVTLPPSANLVLIGHLSERDWQGVRVCVKIALAELDDSN, encoded by the coding sequence GTGACATTTAATCCTGGTGATGTGGTTACAGTCGATTTTCCTGGTGTCACAGGAATCAAGCGCCGTCCGGCTGTAGTACTGTCATCCGCAACTTATAACAGCATCCGTCTTGATGTCATAGTCGGACTGATAACTACTCAGACAAACGCACTGGGAGTGACTGACTACGCACTTCAAGACTGGTCAGCAGCGGGTTTGCGCGTGGCGTCGGTATTCCGAAGTTTTATTGTGACACTTCCACCCTCTGCTAATTTAGTTTTGATTGGTCATTTGTCAGAACGTGATTGGCAGGGTGTTCGAGTCTGTGTGAAGATAGCACTTGCTGAGTTGGATGATTCTAATTGA
- a CDS encoding BrnA antitoxin family protein, which produces MNENAMNNTSRTDWARIDAMSDEDIDTSDIPPLSDEFFAKAQLQMPKSSVKITIQIDSETFAWFQAQGDTAQQQMAVALKIYAEAHKAYPEYFGKSA; this is translated from the coding sequence ATGAACGAAAACGCTATGAACAATACCTCAAGAACCGATTGGGCTAGAATTGATGCCATGAGCGACGAAGATATCGACACCTCAGATATTCCACCCTTGTCTGATGAATTCTTTGCTAAAGCACAATTACAAATGCCCAAGTCATCTGTAAAAATTACAATTCAGATAGATTCTGAAACTTTTGCTTGGTTTCAAGCACAGGGTGACACTGCACAACAGCAGATGGCTGTAGCATTAAAAATTTATGCAGAAGCACACAAAGCTTATCCAGAGTATTTTGGGAAGTCAGCCTAA
- the ndhD1 gene encoding photosynthetic/respiratory NAD(P)H-quinone oxidoreductase subunit D1, with the protein MNTANFPWLTTIILFPIAASLLIPIIPDKDGKTVRWYSLIVGLVDFALIVYAFYTEYDFSNPDLQLFESYTWVPQLNLNWSVGVDGLSMPLVILTGFITTLAILAAWPVTLKPRLFYFLILAMYGGQIAVFAVQDMLLFFLVWELELVPIYFLLSIWGGKKRQYAATKFILYTAGGSLFILLSALTMGFYGDTVTFDMRELALKNFALNFQLALYAGFLIAYAVKLPIIPLHTWLPDAHGEATAPVHMLLAGILLKMGGYALIRMNAQMLPDAHAYFAPVLVVLGVVNIIYAALTSFAQRNLKRKIAYSSISHMGFVTIGIASFTDLGLSGAVLQMVSHGLIGASLFFLVGATYDRTHTLMLDEMGGVGKRMQKIFAMFTACSMASLALPGMSGFVAELMVFVGFATSDAYNSTFKVIVVILMAVGVILTPIYLLSMLREIFYGQENEELVSHQALIDAEPREVFIIACLLVPIIGIGFYPKLLTQMYDATTVQLTARLRDSVPTLAQQKEAPKVSLSAPTIGN; encoded by the coding sequence ATGAATACAGCTAATTTCCCGTGGCTGACGACGATTATTCTGTTCCCGATAGCGGCGTCACTGCTGATTCCGATTATCCCGGATAAAGACGGTAAAACAGTGCGCTGGTATTCCCTGATTGTGGGGCTAGTTGATTTCGCGCTGATTGTTTACGCTTTTTATACTGAGTATGACTTCTCGAATCCAGATTTGCAGCTGTTTGAGAGTTATACTTGGGTGCCACAACTCAATTTGAATTGGTCAGTGGGGGTAGATGGCTTGTCTATGCCCCTAGTTATTTTGACTGGATTCATTACTACGCTCGCGATTTTAGCAGCTTGGCCTGTGACGCTCAAGCCCAGGCTATTTTATTTCTTGATTCTGGCGATGTATGGCGGTCAAATCGCCGTATTTGCTGTCCAGGATATGCTGTTATTTTTCCTGGTGTGGGAACTGGAATTGGTGCCGATCTACTTTCTGCTGTCAATTTGGGGCGGTAAAAAGCGGCAATACGCAGCGACCAAGTTTATTTTATACACCGCAGGCGGCTCGCTGTTTATTTTGCTGTCTGCCCTGACAATGGGATTTTACGGCGATACGGTGACGTTCGATATGCGAGAATTGGCTCTCAAGAACTTCGCCCTCAATTTCCAACTGGCACTATATGCAGGGTTCTTGATAGCTTACGCTGTCAAATTACCGATTATTCCCTTGCATACCTGGCTACCAGATGCCCACGGTGAAGCTACAGCCCCTGTACACATGTTACTGGCAGGTATTCTGCTGAAAATGGGCGGTTATGCCTTAATTCGCATGAATGCCCAAATGCTCCCCGATGCCCACGCTTATTTTGCACCAGTATTGGTGGTTTTGGGGGTAGTTAATATTATCTACGCTGCCTTGACATCCTTTGCCCAGAGGAACCTGAAGCGGAAAATTGCTTATTCTTCAATTTCCCATATGGGCTTTGTGACAATTGGTATTGCCTCTTTCACCGATTTGGGCTTAAGTGGGGCAGTATTACAAATGGTATCCCACGGGCTGATTGGGGCGAGTTTGTTCTTCCTCGTCGGCGCGACTTATGACCGGACACACACCCTAATGTTAGATGAAATGGGCGGTGTCGGTAAACGGATGCAGAAAATTTTCGCTATGTTCACCGCCTGTTCGATGGCTTCTTTGGCATTACCAGGGATGAGCGGTTTTGTGGCAGAGTTAATGGTGTTTGTGGGCTTTGCTACGAGTGATGCTTATAACTCTACATTCAAAGTCATCGTGGTGATTTTGATGGCTGTTGGCGTGATTTTAACGCCAATTTATCTGCTGTCAATGTTGCGAGAAATTTTCTACGGACAAGAAAATGAGGAATTAGTTTCTCACCAAGCTTTAATAGATGCTGAACCTCGTGAAGTGTTTATTATCGCCTGTTTGTTAGTGCCAATTATTGGGATTGGTTTTTATCCCAAATTACTGACTCAGATGTACGACGCTACAACAGTGCAGTTAACAGCGCGGTTGCGTGATTCAGTGCCGACTTTAGCACAGCAAAAAGAAGCACCAAAGGTTTCTTTGAGTGCGCCAACAATTGGTAATTAG
- the argB gene encoding acetylglutamate kinase, giving the protein MMVKDTEYIRQAEATRVQVLSEALPYIQQFAGRTVVVKYGGAAMKDSNLKDKVIRDVVFLSCVGLRPILVHGGGPEINSWLDKLGIEPQFKNGLRVTDAATMDVVEMVLVGRVNKEIVELINQAGGLAVGLCGKDGNLITARPQGEEGIGFVGEVSNVNIKILNTLASNGYIPVVSSVAADDTGQAYNINADTVAGEIAAALGAEKLILLTDTRGILKDYKDPSTLIPKVDIPEARDLIATGIVSGGMIPKVNCCVRSLAQGVKAAHIIDGRIPHALLLEIFTDVGIGTMILASQFH; this is encoded by the coding sequence ATGATGGTCAAAGATACTGAGTACATCAGGCAAGCTGAAGCCACTCGTGTGCAAGTGTTAAGCGAAGCGCTACCTTACATACAACAATTTGCCGGTCGCACCGTGGTGGTCAAATATGGCGGCGCAGCAATGAAAGATAGCAATCTCAAAGATAAAGTCATCCGCGATGTTGTATTTTTATCTTGCGTCGGCTTGCGACCAATTTTAGTTCACGGCGGTGGACCTGAAATTAACAGTTGGTTAGATAAACTGGGAATCGAACCACAATTTAAAAATGGTCTGCGAGTCACTGACGCTGCCACAATGGATGTGGTAGAAATGGTTTTAGTCGGTCGCGTTAATAAAGAAATTGTCGAGTTGATTAACCAAGCTGGGGGCTTGGCAGTCGGACTTTGCGGCAAAGATGGTAATCTGATCACAGCCCGTCCCCAAGGGGAAGAAGGGATTGGCTTTGTCGGAGAAGTCAGCAATGTAAATATCAAAATTTTGAATACACTGGCTAGCAATGGCTATATCCCGGTAGTCTCAAGCGTAGCTGCAGACGATACCGGTCAGGCCTACAATATTAACGCCGATACCGTAGCCGGAGAAATAGCTGCAGCCCTAGGCGCAGAAAAATTAATTTTACTGACAGACACCAGAGGGATTTTAAAAGATTACAAAGATCCGTCTACCTTGATTCCCAAAGTAGACATTCCCGAAGCCCGTGATCTAATTGCAACTGGTATAGTCAGCGGTGGGATGATTCCCAAGGTAAATTGTTGTGTGCGATCGCTTGCTCAAGGCGTCAAAGCTGCACATATTATCGATGGACGCATTCCCCACGCCCTACTACTGGAAATCTTTACAGACGTTGGTATCGGTACCATGATTCTCGCTTCCCAGTTTCATTGA
- a CDS encoding transposase, producing the protein MKTTYQYQFYPDTNQKIELNEWLRISRYWYNRQLGERFSWWQNNHLQLKAFPFWKDTFPGLFERPSYYSQKLQLPEIKKDFIKVMHSGELLDFSRVNSTVLQDICKRVDKAFERFIVGDKKGKRSGKPRFKTAASFGTMTFASAKDDWIKLVRKNWLYLRLPKLGVVQVRMHRPLPSGFKLKQISVTKKVDGWYIQMCLEDTSVPDFNPDLIVPAWDNSMGLDAVLHGDDYLATSAGDKLPSLKSLRKNQHKLDKVSIKRNKRKPGSKPRRKLAKKEGKQHQRIARSRKDFQYKTAHKLVRSGKKVFFHEKLNLQGLSKRNAPKPDENGKFLPNGQSAKSGLNKSWMDAAFGQFFEILGYIAAKAGAVVIPQNPAYTSQILSYRNEIVFPNLDTRDYWDEIESLRVDRDINAAINLKRLGLGIMPSIKRRSKKIDIVGTMSDSITKEILNILNRTSEAYTIPVGLV; encoded by the coding sequence ATGAAAACAACTTACCAGTATCAGTTTTACCCAGATACTAATCAAAAGATAGAGCTTAACGAGTGGTTAAGAATATCTCGTTATTGGTACAACCGACAATTGGGTGAGCGGTTTTCATGGTGGCAGAACAATCACTTGCAGCTAAAAGCGTTTCCTTTTTGGAAAGACACTTTCCCTGGTTTATTTGAGCGGCCAAGTTACTACTCTCAAAAGTTGCAATTACCAGAAATAAAGAAAGATTTTATCAAGGTAATGCATAGTGGAGAGTTACTAGATTTTTCTCGTGTTAATTCAACTGTTTTGCAAGATATTTGTAAGCGAGTTGATAAGGCTTTTGAAAGGTTTATAGTTGGTGATAAAAAGGGTAAGCGTTCGGGTAAGCCACGTTTTAAAACAGCAGCTAGTTTTGGCACAATGACTTTTGCAAGTGCTAAAGATGATTGGATTAAACTAGTTCGGAAAAACTGGTTATATCTAAGATTACCTAAATTGGGTGTTGTACAAGTCAGAATGCATCGACCTTTGCCCAGTGGTTTTAAACTTAAACAAATCAGCGTAACCAAAAAAGTAGATGGTTGGTATATCCAGATGTGTCTGGAAGATACCTCTGTACCTGATTTTAATCCTGATTTAATTGTTCCAGCTTGGGATAATTCAATGGGTTTGGACGCTGTTTTACATGGTGATGATTATCTGGCTACATCCGCAGGTGACAAACTACCTTCTTTAAAATCACTACGTAAAAACCAACATAAACTGGATAAAGTATCAATCAAGAGAAATAAAAGAAAACCTGGTAGTAAACCTAGAAGAAAACTAGCTAAAAAAGAAGGTAAACAGCATCAACGTATCGCTAGAAGTCGTAAGGATTTTCAATATAAGACTGCCCATAAACTTGTAAGAAGTGGTAAGAAAGTATTTTTCCATGAAAAACTTAATTTACAAGGTTTGAGTAAAAGAAATGCACCAAAGCCAGACGAAAATGGTAAGTTTTTACCCAATGGACAATCAGCAAAGTCTGGATTAAATAAATCTTGGATGGATGCAGCATTTGGACAGTTTTTTGAGATATTAGGTTACATAGCCGCAAAAGCTGGTGCCGTTGTGATACCTCAAAATCCTGCTTATACTAGTCAAATTCTCAGTTATCGGAACGAGATAGTATTTCCTAATCTTGATACTAGAGATTACTGGGATGAGATTGAATCTTTGAGAGTTGATAGAGACATTAATGCCGCTATCAATTTGAAGAGACTTGGCTTGGGCATTATGCCAAGTATAAAACGCCGTAGTAAGAAAATAGACATAGTTGGAACTATGTCTGACAGTATTACAAAGGAAATTTTGAACATCCTTAACAGGACTTCAGAAGCCTACACCATACCCGTAGGGTTGGTGTAG
- a CDS encoding tetratricopeptide repeat protein, which translates to MSAESLEIAKTLYQTGKLAFENGQYREAVEKLEKATALLTRNSRLGGEVEIWLVTAYEAAGRTEEAIALCQQLKRHPFSETNQQAKRLLYILQAPRLQRPSEWMTKIPDLGALSDNESKIRVTVNPRKSSQQQRPQEREFVDLSQVNTSDNRFIWLALIVIGLTLSYLLWSSI; encoded by the coding sequence GTGAGTGCAGAAAGTTTAGAAATTGCCAAAACCCTCTACCAAACTGGAAAATTAGCCTTTGAAAATGGCCAATACCGGGAAGCTGTGGAAAAATTAGAAAAGGCTACCGCCCTTTTGACACGTAATTCTCGCCTTGGGGGTGAAGTAGAAATCTGGCTGGTGACAGCTTATGAAGCCGCTGGAAGAACAGAAGAGGCGATCGCCCTTTGTCAGCAACTCAAACGCCATCCCTTCTCAGAAACCAACCAACAAGCGAAGCGATTACTCTACATCCTACAAGCACCAAGGCTACAAAGACCCAGCGAATGGATGACCAAAATTCCTGATTTGGGCGCATTGTCCGATAATGAATCCAAAATTCGTGTAACTGTCAATCCTCGCAAATCTTCCCAACAGCAGCGCCCTCAAGAACGAGAATTCGTTGACCTCAGTCAGGTCAATACCAGCGATAATCGCTTTATCTGGCTAGCGCTCATTGTCATTGGTTTAACTCTCTCATACTTGCTTTGGTCGAGTATTTGA